The proteins below come from a single Parachlamydiales bacterium genomic window:
- the ispH gene encoding 4-hydroxy-3-methylbut-2-enyl diphosphate reductase, with product MTATAVKNIRKGMKLLLSKPRGFCAGVDRAIESVEKAIEMWGAPIYVKHEIVHNRHVVDRLKALGAIFIEDLDEVPMGARLIYSAHGVSPAVREHAKRRQLFEIDATCGLVTRVHSAVKRFADQGYQIILIGHRNHVEIIGTAGEAPDVTTIVESPKDVESLTFPKETKLFYITQTTLSLDDVKEITDALTVKYPDIQTLPSSSICYATTNRQMALREITDETDLVLVVGDPKSSNSNRLREVAERRNVPAYLINDETEIKLEWLEEISTIGLTAGASTPESIVQKCIERLKSLGVDKVEDVVFTQEDVVFQLPKPLFNAKFGMVSN from the coding sequence ATGACAGCAACAGCAGTAAAAAATATCAGGAAAGGAATGAAGCTGCTTTTGTCTAAGCCTAGAGGGTTTTGTGCCGGAGTAGACCGCGCTATTGAATCTGTAGAAAAAGCGATCGAAATGTGGGGCGCACCCATCTATGTTAAGCACGAAATCGTCCATAACAGACATGTTGTCGACCGACTTAAAGCTTTAGGCGCTATCTTTATAGAGGATTTGGATGAAGTCCCTATGGGCGCACGCTTGATCTATTCTGCCCACGGTGTTTCTCCTGCTGTAAGGGAGCATGCAAAGCGTCGGCAATTATTCGAGATCGATGCCACCTGCGGCTTAGTGACACGTGTCCACTCTGCTGTAAAACGTTTTGCGGACCAAGGTTACCAGATTATTCTTATAGGACACCGCAATCACGTCGAAATCATTGGAACTGCGGGTGAAGCTCCGGATGTTACCACGATAGTAGAATCCCCGAAAGATGTGGAGAGCCTGACTTTCCCTAAAGAAACCAAGCTTTTCTACATAACGCAAACAACTCTGAGTTTGGATGACGTTAAGGAAATTACTGATGCTCTAACTGTTAAATATCCTGATATACAAACCTTGCCCAGCTCTTCCATTTGTTATGCCACGACTAATAGACAGATGGCGCTAAGGGAGATCACCGATGAAACGGACCTCGTCCTCGTTGTAGGCGACCCGAAGAGCTCTAATTCAAATCGTTTGCGTGAAGTAGCAGAAAGAAGGAATGTTCCCGCTTATCTTATTAATGACGAGACCGAAATAAAACTGGAATGGCTCGAGGAAATCTCCACTATCGGACTAACAGCCGGCGCTTCTACACCAGAATCTATTGTACAAAAATGTATTGAACGTCTTAAATCGCTAGGTGTCGATAAAGTAGAAGATGTGGTGTTTACTCAGGAAGATGTTGTTTTCCAGCTTCCTAAGCCACTCTTTAATGCTAAATTTGGAATGGTCTCTAATTAA
- a CDS encoding DUF721 domain-containing protein yields MSRSRRRLPKGYDGTSPTFQRVGDLLPFALQKIGERFQDRPDLVLASWADIVGPKLAPMTRALSFFEGVITVKVSNSTLHSLLVQHEKKRILDRLRHRFPSVPIYNVIFKLG; encoded by the coding sequence GTGAGCAGATCACGCCGCCGCTTACCTAAGGGCTATGATGGGACATCGCCAACCTTCCAAAGAGTTGGAGACCTTCTTCCTTTTGCCCTTCAAAAGATTGGGGAACGATTTCAAGATAGGCCCGACCTAGTTCTAGCCTCTTGGGCAGATATTGTAGGCCCTAAATTGGCCCCCATGACAAGAGCCCTCTCTTTTTTTGAAGGGGTGATTACAGTCAAGGTCAGCAATTCGACGCTTCATAGCCTCCTCGTCCAACACGAAAAAAAACGCATCCTCGATAGGCTGCGTCATCGTTTTCCCTCAGTGCCCATCTATAACGTGATTTTCAAGTTAGGATAA
- the gyrB gene encoding DNA topoisomerase (ATP-hydrolyzing) subunit B, with product MSNQSETSENHPVPNGSKPAKEYNASSITVLEGLQAVRERPGMYIGDIGKDGLHHLVYEVVDNCIDEAMAGYCSAINVSLNKDGSVSIEDNGRGIPVEKHEKESIKRGRDVSAVEVVMTVLHAGGKFDKDSYKVSGGLHGVGVSCVCALSEKMIVQVFKEGFSYEIIFSKGQVLKPLTRTGETRKRGTKITFWPDTEIMQVTEFDYDVLAKRLRELAFLNKGINIYFHEERNADKDDVNFCYTGGIVSFVEYLNEHKDPLFPAPVYIYGTREGDDGIIEFEVALQWNGGFTETIFSFVNNIPTRQGGTHLTGFSTALTRVLNTYIKNNNLLKNDKIAITGEDMREGLTAVISVKVPNPQFEGQTKQRLGNSDVASVVQQIVGEELTIYLNEQPQIARSIGDKAIIAAQAREAARKARELTLRKSALDSARLPGKLTDCQEKNPEHCEIYIVEGDSAGGSAKSGRDRRFQAILPIRGKILNVEKARLEKILQNTEVGTMIAALGCGIGKDGFNLEKLRYHKIIIMTDADVDGSHIRTLLLTFFYRHMPALVENSFIYIAQPPLFKVSRKKTQRYIHSEKEMDDYLLELGMSDIEIKRHNDDRVLSQEDIKKVITTTLDVENLIRKLEKKGVSFNLFLGARNAEGRLPRFYVQLVNGSRFVYSIDEFEELRASDEEAQRARHDATLASIPEREITPEMRNFRLARLHYVELYEEEALEDLTQRLQSYGLTLDTYHKPVKPLFDLKEDNSTTHVFHTLQQVIDFIRLNGRKGIDIQRYKGLGEMNADQLWETTMDPAIRTLVKVSLNDVVAADQMFTMLMGEDVPPRRAFIEHHALSVKDLDV from the coding sequence ATGTCTAATCAGTCAGAAACATCAGAAAACCACCCCGTACCTAATGGCTCTAAACCCGCCAAAGAGTACAACGCAAGCTCGATCACTGTTCTAGAAGGACTACAGGCTGTTCGCGAACGGCCGGGTATGTACATCGGTGATATAGGCAAAGATGGTTTGCACCATCTAGTTTATGAGGTTGTCGATAACTGTATCGACGAGGCCATGGCAGGCTATTGCAGCGCCATCAACGTTTCTTTGAACAAAGACGGCTCCGTATCCATCGAAGACAACGGCCGCGGTATTCCGGTTGAAAAACACGAAAAAGAATCGATTAAAAGAGGACGCGACGTTTCAGCAGTGGAAGTCGTAATGACCGTACTCCATGCAGGCGGTAAATTCGATAAAGATAGCTATAAAGTCTCCGGCGGCCTTCACGGCGTCGGCGTTTCGTGCGTCTGCGCACTTTCCGAAAAAATGATCGTCCAAGTGTTTAAAGAAGGCTTCTCCTACGAGATCATCTTCTCTAAAGGCCAAGTCTTAAAACCTCTGACACGGACCGGCGAAACAAGAAAACGCGGTACCAAAATCACTTTCTGGCCTGATACTGAAATCATGCAGGTGACCGAATTCGATTACGACGTCCTCGCAAAAAGACTCCGCGAACTCGCTTTCCTTAATAAAGGGATTAACATCTACTTTCATGAAGAAAGAAATGCTGATAAAGACGATGTCAACTTTTGCTACACCGGCGGTATCGTCTCTTTTGTAGAATACCTAAACGAACACAAAGACCCCCTCTTCCCTGCACCTGTCTATATCTATGGCACCCGTGAAGGCGATGACGGCATCATCGAATTCGAAGTGGCCCTCCAATGGAATGGCGGTTTTACCGAAACAATTTTCTCCTTCGTCAATAACATCCCTACACGTCAAGGCGGTACGCATCTTACCGGATTCTCTACAGCCCTGACCCGCGTTCTTAACACCTACATCAAAAATAATAACCTTCTTAAGAACGATAAAATCGCCATCACCGGCGAAGATATGCGTGAAGGCCTCACTGCCGTTATTTCTGTTAAAGTCCCTAACCCGCAGTTCGAAGGACAAACTAAACAACGCCTAGGCAACAGCGATGTCGCCTCCGTCGTTCAGCAGATTGTAGGTGAAGAACTAACAATCTACCTTAACGAGCAGCCCCAAATAGCCCGCTCCATCGGTGACAAAGCGATCATCGCAGCACAAGCACGCGAAGCTGCCCGTAAAGCACGCGAACTTACCCTGCGTAAATCAGCCCTGGATAGCGCACGTTTGCCTGGTAAATTAACCGACTGCCAAGAGAAAAACCCGGAACATTGCGAAATATATATAGTAGAGGGTGATTCTGCGGGCGGTTCGGCAAAATCCGGACGCGACAGACGCTTCCAAGCTATTCTCCCTATCCGCGGTAAAATCCTTAACGTGGAAAAAGCCCGTCTAGAAAAGATCCTGCAAAACACCGAAGTCGGCACCATGATTGCTGCATTAGGCTGCGGTATCGGCAAGGATGGCTTTAACCTCGAAAAACTGCGTTACCATAAAATCATCATTATGACGGACGCCGACGTCGACGGCTCCCACATTCGTACGCTGCTGCTTACCTTTTTCTACCGTCATATGCCAGCTTTGGTGGAAAATAGCTTCATCTACATCGCTCAGCCTCCTTTATTTAAAGTCTCTCGTAAAAAGACTCAGCGCTATATCCACTCTGAAAAGGAAATGGATGATTACCTGCTAGAACTAGGGATGAGCGATATTGAAATCAAACGCCACAATGATGACCGTGTCCTTTCTCAGGAAGATATCAAGAAAGTGATTACGACAACCCTCGATGTGGAAAACCTTATCCGTAAATTGGAAAAGAAAGGGGTTTCTTTTAACCTCTTCCTCGGTGCCAGAAATGCAGAGGGACGCCTTCCCCGCTTCTACGTCCAACTCGTCAATGGCTCACGTTTTGTCTATTCTATAGACGAATTCGAAGAGCTGCGCGCAAGTGACGAAGAAGCTCAAAGAGCACGCCATGACGCTACCTTAGCTTCTATCCCTGAACGTGAGATCACCCCCGAAATGCGCAACTTCCGCCTTGCACGCCTCCACTACGTGGAATTGTACGAAGAGGAAGCGCTAGAAGATTTAACTCAAAGGCTCCAAAGCTACGGTTTAACGCTTGACACCTATCATAAACCCGTCAAACCGCTCTTCGACCTAAAAGAAGATAACAGCACGACCCATGTCTTCCATACTCTCCAACAGGTGATCGATTTCATCCGTCTCAACGGACGCAAAGGTATCGATATCCAACGTTATAAGGGCTTGGGTGAAATGAACGCTGACCAATTGTGGGAAACAACGATGGATCCTGCAATCCGCACTCTCGTAAAAGTGTCTTTAAATGATGTGGTCGCCGCAGACCAAATGTTTACTATGCTAATGGGCGAGGATGTCCCTCCACGCCGGGCATTTATTGAACACCATGCCCTATCAGTAAAAGATTTGGATGTATAA
- the gyrA gene encoding DNA topoisomerase (ATP-hydrolyzing) subunit A: MSYTKDEKIVVRPVEDEMKDSYLRYSMSVIISRALPDVRDGLKPSQRRILYAMLKLNLGPNAKFRKCAKISGDTSGDYHPHGEQVIYPTLVRMAQTWLMRYNLIQGQGNFGSVDGDPPAAMRYTEARLTSASMQMMDDLEKDTVDMVPNYDETKKEPTVFPSMFPNLLCNGSSGIAVGMATNIPPHNLQELINGTRLLIDDSNTSMDELMHAIPGPDFPTGGIICGYRGIKEAYHTGRGKILLRGLIRTETDENTDRSRLVIDEIPYNVNKSRLIETIADLINQKTITGISDLRDESDKDGMRIVIELKRDAMPEVVINQLYKYTDLQITFGCNTLALDKGMPKILNLKQMIVAWIDHRIEVVRRRTQFELNKAEARAHILEGYLKAIDNMDEVVKIIKNSNNRDEAKVNIIARFEFTDRQANAVLDLRLYQLTGLERDKITQEYEELLKKIEYFRAVLADEGLVRGIIKDELAEVAKSHPSKRRTQIVAAEGEMEMEDLIPNELAIITISEDDYIKRMPIDTFREQRRGGQGVSGANLRKEDDAIKGIYVANAHDYLLIFTNLGRVYWLKVWQIPEIGRKSKGKPLVNLLEDIRPDEKIATILRVSSFEDTSNILMATYKGVVKKTNLSEFSNPRRKGVWALAIDEGDQLVSARLTVPNQQVMLFTYKGMAVRFDEADVRPMGRTARGVKGATLRDENDYITGAEVVNGNETILVVCENGFGKRSNVDEFRQTKRGGVGVRSIITNDRNGNVVGAVCVTDNDSIVMMSSAGQTMRIRMNEVRVMGRNTQGVKLVNLTKESDVLVAMQKLAGEETPDVVADAVVEEAPVLTE; encoded by the coding sequence ATGAGCTATACTAAAGACGAAAAGATTGTCGTCCGCCCCGTAGAAGATGAGATGAAGGACAGCTATTTGCGCTACTCTATGTCTGTCATTATCTCGCGCGCCCTCCCCGACGTGCGCGACGGACTAAAACCCTCGCAGCGCCGTATCCTTTACGCTATGCTTAAACTGAACTTAGGCCCAAACGCCAAGTTCCGTAAATGCGCTAAAATTTCCGGTGATACATCCGGTGACTACCACCCCCACGGTGAGCAAGTTATCTACCCTACCCTTGTCCGTATGGCCCAAACCTGGCTGATGCGTTACAACCTTATCCAAGGACAAGGTAACTTCGGTTCTGTGGACGGAGACCCGCCAGCTGCGATGCGATATACTGAAGCGCGCCTGACTTCCGCCTCTATGCAGATGATGGACGATCTGGAAAAAGACACTGTCGATATGGTTCCGAACTACGACGAAACTAAAAAAGAACCGACCGTGTTCCCATCCATGTTTCCGAATCTTCTCTGCAATGGATCTTCCGGTATTGCGGTGGGTATGGCAACAAATATCCCCCCCCACAATTTGCAAGAATTGATCAACGGTACACGCCTGCTCATTGATGACTCCAATACATCCATGGATGAGCTGATGCATGCGATCCCAGGTCCTGACTTCCCTACAGGGGGTATTATCTGCGGTTACCGTGGCATTAAAGAAGCTTACCATACCGGCCGCGGGAAAATCCTTTTACGTGGATTGATCCGTACCGAAACGGATGAAAATACCGATAGAAGCCGCCTTGTGATTGACGAAATTCCTTACAACGTCAACAAGTCCCGCCTTATTGAAACAATTGCTGACTTGATCAACCAAAAAACGATCACAGGGATCTCTGACCTGCGCGATGAGTCCGACAAAGACGGTATGCGTATTGTCATCGAACTTAAACGCGATGCAATGCCTGAAGTTGTCATTAACCAACTTTATAAATACACCGATCTTCAGATCACCTTCGGCTGTAACACGCTAGCTTTAGATAAAGGGATGCCGAAAATCCTCAATCTTAAGCAGATGATCGTCGCCTGGATCGACCACCGTATCGAAGTCGTCCGCCGCAGAACACAATTCGAATTGAATAAAGCCGAAGCGCGCGCACATATTTTGGAAGGCTACCTCAAAGCTATCGATAATATGGACGAAGTCGTCAAGATCATCAAAAATAGCAATAACCGTGACGAAGCAAAAGTCAACATTATCGCTCGTTTTGAGTTTACAGACCGCCAAGCAAACGCTGTCTTAGATCTGCGCCTCTATCAATTAACAGGCCTAGAAAGAGATAAGATCACCCAAGAGTATGAAGAGCTTCTAAAAAAGATCGAATACTTCAGAGCTGTTCTAGCTGATGAAGGTCTCGTTAGAGGCATCATTAAGGACGAATTGGCTGAAGTTGCCAAATCACATCCAAGCAAAAGACGTACTCAAATCGTCGCTGCGGAAGGTGAAATGGAAATGGAAGACCTTATCCCTAATGAGCTGGCCATCATCACAATTTCTGAAGATGACTATATCAAACGTATGCCGATCGATACCTTCCGCGAACAGCGCCGAGGTGGTCAAGGTGTTTCAGGGGCTAACCTAAGAAAAGAAGACGACGCAATTAAGGGTATCTATGTTGCAAACGCGCACGATTACCTGCTCATCTTCACAAACCTAGGACGCGTCTACTGGCTTAAAGTATGGCAAATCCCTGAAATCGGCCGTAAGTCTAAAGGCAAACCGCTCGTTAACCTTTTGGAAGATATCAGACCGGATGAGAAAATAGCGACGATCCTACGGGTCTCTTCCTTTGAAGATACCTCAAATATCTTAATGGCTACCTATAAAGGCGTTGTGAAAAAGACAAACCTTTCAGAGTTCAGCAACCCACGCCGCAAAGGTGTCTGGGCACTTGCGATCGATGAGGGCGACCAACTTGTCAGCGCTCGCCTCACAGTGCCTAACCAGCAAGTGATGCTCTTTACCTATAAAGGGATGGCTGTACGCTTTGATGAAGCGGATGTACGCCCTATGGGACGTACCGCTCGTGGTGTCAAAGGGGCTACTCTGCGCGACGAAAACGACTACATCACCGGTGCGGAAGTTGTCAACGGCAATGAAACGATCTTAGTCGTTTGTGAAAATGGCTTTGGTAAACGCTCGAACGTGGATGAATTCCGCCAAACTAAACGCGGCGGCGTCGGAGTACGTTCCATTATCACCAATGACCGTAATGGTAACGTTGTGGGAGCTGTGTGCGTAACAGACAACGACAGCATTGTTATGATGTCCTCGGCAGGGCAGACGATGCGTATCCGTATGAATGAAGTGCGCGTCATGGGACGTAATACTCAGGGCGTAAAACTCGTAAACCTCACTAAAGAGAGCGATGTCTTAGTCGCTATGCAGAAACTAGCAGGGGAAGAGACTCCCGATGTCGTAGCTGACGCAGTTGTTGAAGAAGCTCCCGTTCTTACAGAATAA
- a CDS encoding RluA family pseudouridine synthase translates to MSQIYTFTISDEFKDFTLHRFLTDKLKELQSGKQIKKAIEDGKCVVNGRMERFGSIKLLVNDSISIQFDKKNTQKVQILFENEEFFAIDKWAGLICEDTAVRKFFPGTFLIHRLDKETTGVLLIAKSEPVKKRFIELFREGKILKQYLALCSGYPSKNSGSIKNFLTKQGEFKGQTLYKGTLDGPGQYAETHWKVLKKVGNDTLIECRPITGRTHQLRVHLKEIGCPIVGDVLYNKKGGISPRMMLHAQKLEIVPLGIIIESHESFFTAT, encoded by the coding sequence ATGTCCCAAATTTATACTTTCACCATCTCTGATGAGTTTAAAGATTTCACTCTACATCGTTTTCTGACTGATAAATTAAAAGAGCTTCAAAGCGGCAAGCAGATAAAGAAAGCCATTGAAGATGGCAAATGTGTTGTCAATGGTCGCATGGAAAGATTCGGCAGCATTAAACTTTTAGTTAATGATAGCATTTCTATTCAGTTTGATAAAAAAAACACACAGAAAGTTCAAATTCTCTTTGAAAATGAAGAGTTCTTTGCCATTGACAAGTGGGCGGGATTGATTTGTGAAGATACTGCCGTTAGGAAATTTTTTCCCGGAACGTTTCTTATTCACCGTCTGGACAAAGAAACAACCGGCGTATTGCTTATCGCTAAAAGTGAACCTGTAAAAAAGCGTTTCATCGAACTATTCCGCGAAGGGAAAATCCTTAAACAGTATCTGGCCTTATGCTCAGGATATCCTTCAAAAAACAGTGGCAGTATCAAGAATTTTCTGACCAAACAAGGGGAATTCAAAGGGCAAACTCTCTATAAAGGAACGCTTGACGGTCCTGGACAATACGCTGAGACGCATTGGAAAGTTCTAAAAAAAGTGGGGAATGATACTTTGATAGAATGCAGGCCGATTACAGGGCGCACCCATCAACTCCGGGTTCATCTGAAAGAAATAGGCTGTCCCATCGTCGGGGATGTTCTTTATAATAAGAAGGGGGGTATTTCTCCCCGTATGATGCTACACGCACAAAAGCTTGAGATCGTACCACTAGGTATAATAATCGAAAGTCACGAATCTTTTTTCACAGCAACATGA
- a CDS encoding FAD-binding oxidoreductase, with translation MNVIKYIMCFALALASLQSNVIAENSIAHTTSVSDFGKIYSAQASSTFEPTSTEEVQAIVIKALQDNRKIGVAGAQMSQGGHTLPGEPEGFFISSKKMNIVQILPEEKIARVGPGATWKDIQNKAYPFGLAVKVMQASNIFSVGGSISTNIHGWDHIEGSLSETLRTVTIVDANGNIVKLKPNDELFGLVVGGYGMFGIIVEAEIELADDVTLIRQLNAMPIEEYNSYYSTAVEPDSSMKLHYAAISLDPYDLFGNVTAINFTETQEMYPRKAILVDEPEKGHFTDRLAITILRKYPRLILLKRKYEESFQTRESVMTRNEAMRPAINFILSADTKNGDMLQEYFVPKENLVPFLKELKVLIEKHGVNLFNATIRHVKKDTLTAMPYAKTDVFAIVLYYYNNLEANGLENIQDFTRKAIDLSIKYGGTYYLPYHRFHTLEQLDGAYPERKHIIEKKSEYDPGNIFFSQFAEQYFKL, from the coding sequence ATGAATGTAATTAAGTATATAATGTGCTTTGCTTTAGCTTTGGCTTCCTTGCAATCGAATGTTATTGCTGAAAATAGCATCGCTCATACAACAAGCGTTAGTGATTTTGGTAAGATCTATTCAGCCCAGGCTTCTTCCACTTTTGAGCCTACATCGACGGAAGAGGTTCAAGCTATCGTGATAAAAGCTCTTCAGGACAACAGAAAAATCGGCGTGGCAGGAGCACAGATGTCTCAAGGAGGGCATACCTTACCCGGGGAGCCAGAGGGTTTTTTTATTAGTTCAAAAAAAATGAATATAGTCCAAATCCTTCCCGAAGAGAAAATTGCCCGTGTAGGTCCGGGTGCTACGTGGAAAGACATTCAAAATAAGGCCTATCCTTTTGGATTGGCTGTTAAAGTCATGCAAGCTTCCAATATATTTTCTGTGGGAGGATCAATTTCTACAAATATTCACGGGTGGGATCATATTGAAGGATCTCTTTCAGAGACTCTTCGTACCGTTACTATCGTGGATGCTAATGGAAACATCGTAAAACTAAAACCGAATGACGAGCTTTTTGGATTAGTTGTAGGCGGCTATGGAATGTTTGGTATTATTGTAGAGGCAGAGATTGAGTTGGCGGATGATGTCACGTTAATAAGGCAGCTCAACGCTATGCCGATCGAAGAGTATAATAGTTACTATAGCACTGCGGTGGAACCTGATTCCTCCATGAAATTGCACTATGCTGCTATATCCCTAGATCCCTATGATCTGTTTGGAAATGTTACTGCTATAAATTTTACTGAGACACAAGAAATGTACCCCCGTAAGGCTATTCTGGTGGACGAGCCTGAAAAAGGACATTTTACAGATCGGCTTGCAATCACCATATTGCGTAAATATCCTAGGTTGATCCTCCTGAAAAGAAAATATGAGGAAAGTTTTCAAACCCGTGAATCAGTAATGACCCGGAACGAAGCAATGCGCCCAGCTATTAACTTTATCCTCAGTGCAGATACAAAAAATGGGGATATGCTCCAGGAGTATTTTGTACCTAAAGAGAATTTAGTGCCTTTTTTGAAGGAGCTTAAAGTCTTAATAGAGAAACATGGTGTTAATCTTTTTAATGCAACGATACGTCATGTGAAAAAGGATACTTTAACGGCAATGCCTTACGCTAAAACGGATGTGTTTGCGATTGTGCTGTACTATTATAACAATCTGGAAGCTAATGGGTTAGAGAATATTCAGGACTTCACCCGCAAAGCAATCGACCTTTCCATTAAATATGGGGGGACATATTACCTGCCTTACCACCGCTTTCATACTCTTGAGCAATTGGATGGCGCTTATCCTGAAAGAAAGCATATCATCGAAAAGAAGTCGGAATATGATCCTGGCAATATCTTTTTTTCACAATTTGCTGAGCAATATTTCAAACTTTAA
- the waaC gene encoding lipopolysaccharide heptosyltransferase I has protein sequence MMRILIVKTSALGDIVHCFHIARYLKQCIPEVYIGWVVEKPFSELVRAHPDVDRVYTIESKRWRKKFFSRDTWRELGKFRGELRDSTYDLLIDFQGNVKSAIVTAMAKATQKIGFDKPYVAERPSTWTTHKRFIPPGNQNIRDDYLFLAQQAIMGPFVSSTEIDPVVLKVTPEQALSNVQFLKGLPDVFEKKMLVFAGAAWKNKQLSENDLAAFLQMCERNMGMGILLAWGSPEEHALANRLSCRLINARVIDRLPLPQLQNLMSNCNVVVTMDSLPLHLAGSAQVPTYSFFGPSDGQKYAPQGKIHSYYRGKCPYGVTFTRRCSQLRTCATGKCLREIDVATVFESFKAWWERIPRANALLSLASQ, from the coding sequence ATGATGCGTATCTTAATAGTAAAAACCTCTGCCCTAGGGGATATAGTCCATTGTTTCCATATCGCCCGTTATCTAAAGCAATGCATACCGGAAGTTTATATTGGCTGGGTGGTGGAAAAACCTTTTTCAGAACTAGTGCGTGCACATCCTGACGTGGATAGGGTTTATACAATTGAAAGTAAAAGGTGGCGCAAAAAGTTTTTCTCTCGCGACACTTGGAGAGAGTTAGGTAAATTTCGGGGTGAACTGCGCGATAGCACCTATGATCTATTGATAGATTTCCAAGGCAACGTCAAATCAGCTATTGTGACTGCGATGGCTAAAGCAACTCAGAAGATAGGTTTTGATAAGCCTTATGTTGCGGAAAGACCGAGCACGTGGACTACGCATAAACGCTTCATCCCTCCAGGAAATCAGAACATCCGCGACGATTACCTTTTCTTAGCTCAACAAGCGATTATGGGTCCTTTTGTCAGTTCGACGGAGATAGATCCTGTCGTATTGAAAGTGACTCCGGAACAAGCGTTATCTAATGTCCAATTTCTAAAAGGCCTACCAGACGTATTTGAAAAGAAGATGCTTGTTTTTGCCGGCGCTGCATGGAAAAATAAACAGCTCTCTGAAAACGATTTAGCAGCCTTTTTGCAAATGTGCGAACGCAATATGGGGATGGGTATACTTTTGGCGTGGGGCAGTCCTGAAGAACATGCTCTGGCCAATCGTCTGAGCTGCAGATTAATAAATGCGCGTGTCATCGATCGTTTACCTTTACCTCAGCTGCAAAATCTCATGTCAAACTGCAATGTTGTAGTGACGATGGACTCACTCCCGCTCCATTTGGCCGGTTCTGCACAAGTGCCTACCTACAGTTTTTTCGGTCCTTCCGATGGGCAGAAATACGCTCCCCAAGGGAAGATCCACAGCTATTATCGAGGCAAATGTCCTTATGGTGTCACCTTCACGCGGCGCTGCTCTCAGCTGAGAACCTGCGCCACGGGAAAATGTTTACGCGAGATAGATGTAGCAACGGTATTTGAGAGCTTTAAAGCTTGGTGGGAGAGAATTCCGCGAGCAAATGCCTTATTGTCTCTTGCGTCTCAATAA
- a CDS encoding NUDIX domain-containing protein: MKKQFTATVYILDQGQVLLIYHKKLGKWLPPGGHLELNELPHEGAIREAKEETGLDVELILQENLWVDRWNAKSIPRPYFCMIEEIAARADEPAHQHIDLLYIAKPLHKELVHNHAETSGLRWFNAAEIAVLKGDEEIFIETQETIRHLLAEFSPTKL; the protein is encoded by the coding sequence ATGAAAAAACAATTTACAGCTACGGTTTATATTCTTGATCAAGGGCAAGTGCTCCTCATTTACCATAAGAAATTGGGAAAATGGCTCCCTCCCGGTGGACACTTAGAACTTAATGAACTCCCTCATGAAGGCGCAATCCGCGAGGCAAAAGAGGAAACAGGCCTTGATGTTGAACTTATTTTACAAGAAAACCTCTGGGTAGATCGTTGGAACGCAAAAAGTATTCCACGCCCCTACTTCTGCATGATTGAAGAAATTGCTGCAAGAGCGGATGAGCCTGCACACCAACACATAGACCTGCTTTATATCGCAAAACCACTTCACAAGGAACTTGTGCATAATCATGCTGAAACAAGCGGTCTGCGTTGGTTTAATGCTGCAGAAATTGCAGTACTAAAAGGCGATGAAGAAATCTTTATTGAGACGCAAGAGACAATAAGGCATTTGCTCGCGGAATTCTCTCCCACCAAGCTTTAA